The following proteins come from a genomic window of Thermoanaerobaculia bacterium:
- a CDS encoding UPF0149 family protein: MSRTIPPDHGHSHEQSHDPSHDHGSDVQGDELTELDRFLASPAIVESSLDIFGLEGFLAAVVASPRRVEPSEWTPWIWDVDRGENSPIWENSEEKEHILGLVMRLHDSVAAALAPGAGEFEPLFEEGDVEAATNWCSGFMAGTRFESDAWSERIDERPKWFTPILALGLEDDGGPAPRKSQVERWTRDVGPAVTKIQAYWSNPDPSAAPATSSPTVGRNEPCPCGSGKKFKRCCGAGASGAS, translated from the coding sequence ATGTCGCGCACGATTCCGCCCGATCACGGTCACAGCCACGAGCAAAGCCACGACCCCAGCCACGACCACGGCTCTGACGTTCAAGGAGACGAGCTCACGGAGCTCGACCGCTTTCTCGCGTCGCCGGCCATTGTCGAGAGCTCGCTCGACATCTTCGGCCTCGAAGGGTTTCTTGCGGCGGTCGTCGCGAGCCCGCGCCGGGTGGAGCCGTCCGAGTGGACGCCGTGGATCTGGGATGTCGATCGCGGCGAGAACTCCCCCATCTGGGAGAATTCCGAAGAGAAGGAGCACATTCTCGGGCTCGTGATGCGGCTCCACGATTCGGTGGCGGCGGCGCTCGCGCCGGGCGCGGGAGAGTTCGAGCCGCTCTTCGAGGAGGGCGACGTCGAGGCCGCGACGAATTGGTGCAGCGGCTTCATGGCGGGGACGCGCTTCGAATCCGATGCGTGGTCGGAGCGCATCGACGAACGGCCGAAGTGGTTCACGCCCATCCTGGCTCTGGGCCTCGAGGACGATGGCGGACCCGCGCCGCGGAAGTCGCAGGTCGAGCGTTGGACGCGCGACGTGGGGCCGGCGGTCACGAAGATCCAGGCGTACTGGTCGAACCCGGACCCGAGCGCCGCGCCGGCGACCTCCTCCCCCACGGTGGGCCGGAACGAACCCTGCC
- a CDS encoding nucleotidyltransferase family protein has product MSVPTRPAIEIPHDEIVDFCRRHRVRKLALFGSVLRDDFSSASDVDVLVEFEPGTRMGLRFFSLQDELSKILRRQVDLNTEGFLSRYFRDEVLAEAETIYDAA; this is encoded by the coding sequence ATGAGCGTACCGACGCGGCCAGCGATCGAGATTCCGCACGACGAGATCGTCGACTTCTGTCGCCGGCATCGCGTCCGGAAGCTCGCGCTCTTCGGTTCCGTTCTGCGCGACGATTTTTCCTCAGCAAGTGATGTCGACGTGCTGGTCGAGTTCGAACCCGGGACGCGGATGGGTTTGCGCTTCTTCTCCCTGCAGGACGAGCTCTCGAAGATTCTCCGCCGCCAAGTCGATCTCAACACCGAAGGGTTCCTCTCGCGTTACTTCCGCGACGAGGTGCTGGCGGAAGCCGAAACTATCTATGACGCGGCATGA